A window of the Bradyrhizobium diazoefficiens genome harbors these coding sequences:
- a CDS encoding chlorite dismutase family protein, whose product MFRTFRGGQSGGWRVTSMSPVTGEPLPFMPALSVIDGNAVSLPLVSSRNAWRLVGVPSNLRYTERAEKQQLVSVQAGLGRLEATSAALIPIRKSQAWWELTQEERRKIFEDKSHHIASTLRFLPAIARQLYHCRDLGEHFDFLTWFEFAPADASLFEELVGMLRRTEEWTYVEREFDVRVVKEVLSA is encoded by the coding sequence ATGTTCAGGACCTTTCGGGGTGGCCAGAGCGGGGGTTGGCGTGTGACCTCGATGTCGCCCGTGACGGGCGAGCCCCTGCCCTTCATGCCGGCGCTGTCGGTGATCGACGGCAACGCCGTCTCGTTGCCGCTGGTGTCCTCCCGCAATGCATGGCGGCTGGTCGGCGTGCCGAGCAACTTGCGCTACACCGAGCGTGCCGAGAAGCAGCAGCTCGTGAGCGTACAGGCAGGCCTCGGCCGGCTGGAGGCGACCAGCGCGGCGCTGATCCCGATCCGCAAGTCGCAGGCCTGGTGGGAGCTGACGCAGGAAGAACGGCGGAAGATTTTTGAAGACAAGTCGCACCACATCGCGAGCACCTTGCGCTTCCTGCCTGCGATCGCGCGCCAGCTCTATCACTGCCGCGACCTCGGCGAGCACTTCGATTTCCTGACCTGGTTCGAGTTCGCACCGGCCGACGCCTCGCTGTTCGAGGAACTGGTCGGCATGCTCAGGCGAACCGAAGAGTGGACCTATGTCGAGCGCGAGTTCGACGTGCGCGTGGTGAAGGAGGTGCTGTCGGCCTAG
- a CDS encoding gamma-glutamylcyclotransferase family protein gives MSDRLFVYGTLMRGFDHPMARLLAQHADFLGEATCCGRLVLVKHYPGLLLSDASSDVVHGELFSLRAGDELLRELDMYEACGEGFPEPTEYLRKLIDVTGADGVTQKAWTYIYNWPVTDLPHIESGRFLDH, from the coding sequence ATGTCCGATCGTCTCTTCGTCTACGGCACCCTGATGCGCGGTTTCGACCATCCGATGGCGCGGCTGCTGGCGCAGCACGCGGATTTCCTGGGCGAGGCGACCTGCTGTGGCCGGCTCGTGCTGGTGAAGCATTATCCGGGCTTGCTGCTGTCCGACGCATCATCGGATGTCGTGCACGGCGAGCTCTTCAGCTTGCGCGCAGGCGACGAGCTCCTGCGCGAGCTCGACATGTACGAAGCCTGCGGCGAGGGCTTTCCGGAGCCGACGGAATATCTGCGCAAGCTGATCGACGTGACCGGCGCGGATGGCGTCACGCAGAAGGCCTGGACCTATATCTACAATTGGCCGGTCACCGATCTGCCGCACATCGAGTCGGGCCGCTTTCTCGACCACTAG
- a CDS encoding BrnT family toxin: MQPLFAGVRDFGWDPKKRATNLRTHRIDFEDARGILDGYTFIRRSDRNDEIRYQIFGYIDGREVAVACALRGAVCWLISVRRARRDEREEYYHRFKGLPQKGED; encoded by the coding sequence TTGCAGCCGCTGTTCGCAGGCGTTCGCGACTTTGGATGGGATCCGAAGAAGCGCGCGACAAATCTGCGAACTCACAGAATCGACTTCGAGGACGCGCGCGGAATTCTCGACGGCTACACCTTCATCCGCCGGTCGGATCGCAATGACGAAATCAGGTACCAGATCTTCGGCTACATCGACGGGCGGGAAGTCGCGGTCGCCTGCGCGCTCCGCGGGGCGGTCTGCTGGCTCATCTCGGTCCGGCGCGCGCGACGCGACGAGCGAGAGGAATATTACCATCGTTTCAAGGGACTTCCCCAGAAAGGGGAAGACTGA
- the dnaG gene encoding DNA primase: protein MRFTPQFLDELRARLSVSEVVGKRVKLKKAGREWKGLSPFQQEKTPSFYVNDQKGFYHDFSSGKHGDIITFVMETDGLPFAEAVERLAGMAGLPLPAVTPDAARHEQRRRTLHDVMELAAKFFAETLASRVGAKARGYLADRAISPATQLQFRLGYAPPPPERFALKEHLGKLGVSVEDMIETGMLVAGNDIPVPYDRFRDRVMFPITDLRGRVIAFGGRALEKDVPAKYLNSPETPLFHKGDNLYNHQTARKATHDGASLIVVEGYVDVIAMVTAGFAGAVAPLGTALTENQLALLWKMADEPILCFDGDRAGQKAAYRAADLALPFLAPGKSLRFALLPEGQDPDDLARSGGRGAIEEVIAAARPLADMIWSRELEGGNFATPERRAALEARIKELSNGIRDEVVRRYYRDEFVERLQRTFAPDGGRGGFAGRGNFRQSGGGHSFQPRGGQANRFGGQGFGQGFGGSRRGPPGLIPLPSGPYQAASPQLAASPIMRGQRSAISRREALILQSLINHPWLLHEHLEEVAALEFAHPEAHKLRAGIIAAFANDHHHSPDPGEQAEKMRADIEKGGFSQLLQRVEGGITTAAVWGAREGAARDDVLATWHQLVALHRQYHSLLRELKDAELALGEDPSEANLAWLRDVKARLAEVDGTEALIEGFGELSGRFQKSV, encoded by the coding sequence ATGCGCTTCACGCCCCAATTCCTCGACGAGCTGCGTGCCCGGCTTTCGGTCTCCGAAGTCGTGGGCAAGCGCGTCAAGCTGAAGAAGGCGGGGCGGGAGTGGAAGGGGCTGTCGCCGTTCCAGCAGGAAAAGACGCCGTCCTTCTACGTCAACGACCAGAAGGGCTTTTACCACGACTTCTCCTCCGGCAAGCACGGCGACATCATCACCTTCGTGATGGAGACCGACGGCCTGCCGTTTGCCGAAGCGGTCGAGCGGCTCGCTGGCATGGCCGGCCTGCCGCTGCCGGCAGTAACGCCGGATGCGGCGCGGCACGAGCAGCGGCGGCGCACGCTGCATGACGTGATGGAGCTCGCGGCCAAGTTTTTCGCCGAGACATTGGCCTCACGCGTCGGTGCGAAAGCGCGCGGCTATCTCGCCGACCGCGCGATCTCGCCTGCGACGCAATTGCAGTTCCGGCTCGGCTATGCGCCGCCGCCGCCGGAGCGTTTCGCGCTGAAGGAGCATCTCGGCAAGCTCGGCGTGTCCGTCGAGGACATGATCGAGACCGGGATGCTGGTTGCCGGCAACGACATCCCGGTGCCCTACGACCGCTTCCGCGATCGCGTGATGTTTCCGATCACGGACTTGCGCGGCCGCGTCATCGCCTTCGGCGGGCGCGCGTTGGAGAAGGACGTTCCGGCAAAATACCTGAACTCGCCGGAGACGCCGCTCTTCCACAAGGGCGACAATCTCTACAATCACCAGACCGCGCGCAAAGCCACCCATGACGGCGCATCGCTGATCGTGGTCGAAGGCTATGTCGACGTCATCGCCATGGTCACCGCGGGTTTTGCAGGCGCCGTCGCGCCGCTCGGCACCGCGCTCACCGAAAACCAGCTCGCGCTGCTCTGGAAGATGGCCGACGAGCCGATCCTCTGCTTCGACGGCGACCGCGCCGGACAGAAGGCCGCGTATCGCGCCGCCGATCTCGCGCTGCCCTTTCTCGCGCCAGGCAAGAGCCTGCGCTTTGCGCTGCTGCCTGAGGGACAGGATCCCGACGATCTCGCGCGCTCCGGCGGCCGTGGCGCGATCGAGGAGGTGATCGCGGCGGCACGTCCACTCGCCGACATGATCTGGTCGCGCGAGCTCGAAGGCGGCAATTTCGCCACGCCCGAGCGCCGCGCGGCGCTGGAAGCGCGCATCAAGGAATTGTCCAACGGCATCCGCGACGAGGTGGTGCGGCGCTACTACCGCGACGAGTTCGTCGAGCGGCTGCAGCGCACGTTTGCGCCGGACGGCGGGCGCGGCGGCTTTGCCGGCCGGGGCAATTTCCGCCAAAGCGGGGGCGGCCACTCCTTTCAGCCCCGCGGGGGGCAGGCGAATCGATTCGGTGGCCAAGGATTCGGCCAGGGATTCGGCGGAAGCCGCCGCGGCCCGCCCGGTCTGATCCCGCTGCCGTCCGGCCCCTACCAGGCGGCAAGCCCCCAGCTCGCGGCGAGCCCGATCATGCGCGGGCAGAGAAGTGCCATTTCACGCCGCGAGGCCCTGATCCTGCAAAGCCTGATCAACCACCCCTGGCTGCTGCATGAGCACCTCGAGGAGGTGGCCGCCCTGGAGTTCGCTCACCCCGAGGCCCACAAGCTCAGGGCCGGCATCATCGCCGCTTTCGCCAATGATCATCACCACTCGCCGGACCCGGGCGAGCAGGCCGAAAAAATGCGGGCCGATATCGAGAAGGGTGGATTTTCGCAGCTTCTTCAAAGAGTTGAGGGCGGTATCACGACCGCGGCGGTGTGGGGCGCCCGCGAGGGCGCGGCGCGGGACGACGTTCTTGCCACCTGGCACCAGCTCGTTGCCTTGCATCGGCAGTACCATTCACTACTTAGAGAGCTGAAAGACGCCGAGCTGGCCTTGGGGGAGGATCCCAGCGAGGCCAATTTGGCGTGGCTGCGTGACGTCAAGGCGCGGCTGGCCGAGGTCGACGGCACCGAGGCCCTGATCGAGGGTTTTGGCGAGCTGTCGGGCCGGTTCCAGAAGAGCGTGTGA
- a CDS encoding BrnA antitoxin family protein, with translation MPIDIDWSDAVLVVPPRKKAISIRVDEDVLDFFKREGEGYQRRMNAVLRSYMQQKSKPKKRA, from the coding sequence GTGCCAATCGATATCGACTGGTCAGATGCTGTTCTAGTCGTGCCGCCTAGAAAGAAGGCCATCTCCATCCGCGTCGACGAGGACGTGCTCGACTTCTTCAAGCGCGAGGGAGAGGGGTACCAGCGACGCATGAATGCGGTGCTGCGCTCATACATGCAGCAGAAGTCGAAGCCGAAAAAGCGGGCCTGA